One region of Pseudomonas sp. B21-040 genomic DNA includes:
- the ruvC gene encoding crossover junction endodeoxyribonuclease RuvC has translation MTLILGIDPGSRITGYGVVRDTGRGCVYVASGCIRTGSGELHERLQIVYRGVREVIQTYGPVTMGIEKVFMARNADSALKLGQARGAAIVAGAEENLEIAEYTATQVKQAVTGTGAANKEQVQMMVMHMLKLTSKPQIDASDALAIAICHAHTRSSLLPHGLGAARSRGGRLRL, from the coding sequence ATGACTTTAATCCTTGGTATCGACCCCGGTTCGCGCATCACCGGTTATGGCGTGGTACGCGATACCGGCCGTGGCTGCGTTTATGTGGCATCGGGTTGCATTCGAACCGGCTCTGGCGAATTGCACGAGCGTCTGCAAATCGTCTATCGGGGCGTGCGGGAAGTCATTCAGACCTATGGTCCTGTGACCATGGGCATCGAAAAGGTCTTTATGGCACGCAACGCAGACTCCGCGCTGAAGCTGGGTCAGGCCCGGGGTGCGGCGATTGTGGCGGGTGCCGAAGAAAACCTGGAAATAGCCGAGTACACCGCAACCCAGGTCAAACAAGCCGTGACCGGCACCGGTGCGGCGAATAAAGAACAAGTGCAGATGATGGTCATGCACATGCTGAAACTGACCAGCAAGCCGCAAATCGATGCGTCGGATGCCCTGGCCATCGCCATTTGCCATGCGCATACCCGGTCCAGTCTGTTACCCCATGGCCTTGGCGCGGCACGCAGTCGTGGCGGGCGCTTGCGTCTCTGA
- the tolQ gene encoding protein TolQ, giving the protein MEANVVDHSSMWSLVSNASIVVQLVMLILVAASVTSWIMIFQRSNLLRAGRRALESFEERFWSGIDLSKLYRQAGSNPDPDSGVEQIFRAGFKEFSRLRQQPGVDPEAVMEGVARAMRVAISREEEKLEQSLPFLATVGSVSPYIGLFGTVWGIMNSFRGLATAQQATLATVAPGIAEALIATAIGLFAAIPAVIAYNRFAARSETLLGRYYTFADEFQAILHRKVHTSEE; this is encoded by the coding sequence GTGGAAGCTAACGTCGTCGACCATTCCTCCATGTGGAGCCTGGTCAGCAATGCCAGTATCGTGGTGCAACTGGTAATGCTGATCCTGGTAGCCGCATCGGTCACCTCATGGATCATGATCTTTCAGCGCAGCAATCTGCTGCGCGCCGGTCGACGTGCCCTGGAGAGCTTTGAAGAGCGCTTCTGGTCGGGTATCGACCTGTCCAAACTCTACCGCCAGGCCGGCAGCAACCCTGATCCGGATTCGGGCGTCGAGCAGATCTTCCGGGCCGGCTTCAAGGAATTCTCCCGTCTGCGCCAGCAGCCAGGTGTCGATCCGGAAGCGGTCATGGAAGGCGTGGCCCGTGCCATGCGCGTTGCCATTTCCCGCGAAGAAGAGAAGCTCGAGCAGAGCCTGCCGTTCCTCGCCACCGTAGGTTCCGTCAGCCCGTACATCGGTCTGTTTGGTACGGTCTGGGGCATCATGAACTCCTTCCGTGGTCTGGCCACTGCCCAACAAGCGACCCTGGCCACTGTGGCGCCAGGTATTGCCGAGGCACTGATTGCAACTGCGATCGGCTTGTTCGCCGCCATCCCGGCCGTTATCGCTTACAACCGTTTTGCTGCTCGCAGTGAAACCCTGCTGGGCCGTTACTACACCTTCGCCGATGAATTCCAGGCGATCCTGCACCGCAAAGTGCACACCAGCGAAGAATAA
- the ruvA gene encoding Holliday junction branch migration protein RuvA produces the protein MIGRLRGTLAEKQPPHLILDVNGLGYELEVPMTTLYRLPSVGEPLTLHTHLVVREDAQLLYGFASKRERDFFRELIRLNGVGPKLALALMSSLEVDELVRCVQSQDTSALTKVPGVGKKTAERLLVELKDRFKAWETVPTMFALVPNQPGGPDAPAPVATAENDAVSALISLGYKPQEASKAISAIKEKGLSSEDLIRRALKGMI, from the coding sequence GTGATTGGACGCTTGCGCGGCACACTGGCTGAAAAACAGCCGCCGCACCTGATTCTGGATGTAAACGGTCTGGGGTATGAGTTGGAGGTGCCCATGACCACGTTGTATCGCTTGCCGTCGGTCGGTGAACCGCTGACCTTGCACACCCACTTGGTCGTACGCGAAGACGCGCAGTTACTCTATGGTTTCGCCAGCAAGCGAGAGCGAGACTTTTTTCGCGAGTTGATCCGTCTCAATGGTGTCGGGCCAAAATTGGCGCTGGCGTTGATGTCGAGTCTGGAAGTCGATGAGCTGGTCCGTTGCGTGCAGTCCCAGGACACCTCGGCGCTGACCAAGGTGCCGGGCGTGGGCAAGAAGACGGCCGAACGTTTGCTGGTGGAACTCAAGGACCGCTTCAAGGCCTGGGAAACCGTGCCGACGATGTTCGCGCTGGTGCCAAACCAGCCTGGCGGGCCGGACGCGCCAGCTCCGGTGGCTACCGCCGAAAACGACGCGGTCAGCGCGCTGATTTCCCTGGGCTACAAGCCTCAGGAAGCCAGCAAGGCGATTTCTGCGATCAAGGAGAAAGGCTTGAGCAGTGAAGACCTGATTCGTCGTGCCCTGAAGGGAATGATTTAA
- the tolB gene encoding Tol-Pal system beta propeller repeat protein TolB, protein MLVAICCLAGMAMADEKNILVTSGSDRATPIAVVPFAFQGGAVLPDDMAEIIGNDLRNSGYYSPIPKQNMISLPSQASEIIFRDWKAVGAQYIMVGSIVPAGGRLQVQYALFNVATEQQVLTGSVSGSTDQLRDMAHYISDQSFEKLTGIKGAFSTRLLYVTAERFSEKNTRYTLQRSDYDGARAVTLLQSREPILSPRFAPDGKRIAYVSFEQKRPRIFMQNIDTGRREQITNFEGLNGAPAWSPDGNRLAFVLSKDGNPDIYVMNLGSRQISRVTNGPGINTEPFWGKDGSTIYFTSDRGGKPQIYKTSVGGGGAERVTFVGNYNANPKLSADEKTLVMIHRQDGFTNFKVAAQDLQRGSVKILTDSTLDESPTVAPNGTMVIYATRQQGRGVLMLVSINGRVRLPLPTAQGEVREPSWSPYLN, encoded by the coding sequence ATGCTTGTCGCTATCTGCTGTCTGGCAGGGATGGCGATGGCGGATGAGAAAAACATTCTGGTCACCAGCGGCAGTGATCGGGCTACCCCGATTGCAGTCGTGCCGTTTGCGTTCCAGGGCGGCGCTGTGCTGCCGGACGACATGGCCGAAATCATCGGTAACGACCTGCGCAACTCGGGTTACTACTCGCCGATTCCAAAGCAGAACATGATCAGCTTGCCGAGCCAGGCCAGCGAAATCATTTTCCGTGACTGGAAGGCGGTGGGTGCCCAATACATCATGGTCGGCAGTATCGTTCCAGCGGGCGGTCGCCTGCAGGTTCAATACGCACTGTTCAACGTTGCCACCGAGCAGCAAGTACTGACCGGCAGCGTGTCGGGCAGTACAGATCAGTTGCGCGACATGGCGCACTACATCTCCGACCAGTCGTTTGAAAAACTCACCGGTATCAAAGGTGCGTTCTCGACTCGCCTGCTGTACGTGACGGCCGAGCGTTTCTCCGAGAAGAACACGCGTTACACGCTGCAACGTTCGGACTATGACGGTGCCCGTGCCGTGACCCTGCTGCAATCGCGCGAGCCAATCCTGTCGCCGCGTTTTGCGCCGGATGGCAAGCGCATCGCCTATGTGTCGTTCGAGCAGAAGCGTCCGCGCATTTTCATGCAGAACATCGACACCGGTCGCCGTGAGCAGATCACCAACTTCGAAGGCCTGAATGGCGCGCCAGCCTGGTCGCCGGACGGCAATCGCCTGGCGTTCGTGCTGTCCAAAGACGGCAACCCGGACATCTATGTGATGAACCTGGGTTCGCGTCAGATCTCTCGTGTCACCAACGGTCCCGGCATCAACACCGAACCGTTCTGGGGTAAGGATGGCTCGACCATCTACTTCACCTCCGACCGTGGCGGCAAGCCGCAGATCTACAAAACCAGCGTCGGTGGCGGCGGTGCGGAGCGTGTGACCTTCGTGGGTAACTACAACGCCAACCCTAAACTGTCGGCTGATGAAAAGACCCTGGTGATGATCCACCGCCAGGATGGTTTCACCAATTTCAAGGTGGCGGCCCAGGATTTGCAGCGAGGTAGTGTAAAGATCCTCACTGATAGCACTCTGGACGAGTCGCCTACTGTTGCGCCCAACGGCACCATGGTAATCTACGCCACCCGCCAGCAGGGCCGGGGAGTCTTGATGCTCGTGTCCATTAATGGACGCGTAAGGCTCCCGCTTCCTACCGCTCAAGGCGAAGTCAGAGAACCTTCCTGGTCCCCTTACCTGAACTGA
- a CDS encoding SlyX family protein — MSLEERVTDLESQLAFQDDTIQALSDVLATQQRAVERLQLQMAALLKRQEEMAGQFDTFEEEAPPPHY, encoded by the coding sequence ATGAGCCTGGAAGAACGCGTTACCGATCTGGAGAGCCAATTGGCCTTTCAGGATGACACCATCCAGGCATTGAGCGATGTGCTGGCGACCCAGCAGCGCGCCGTTGAGCGCCTGCAGTTGCAAATGGCAGCACTGCTCAAGCGGCAGGAAGAAATGGCTGGCCAGTTCGACACCTTTGAAGAAGAAGCGCCACCACCGCATTACTAA
- the ruvB gene encoding Holliday junction branch migration DNA helicase RuvB, which produces MIEADRLIAATPGPRDREEVQDRAIRPVSLAEYIGQPTVREQMELFIQAARGRNESLDHTLIFGPPGLGKTTLANIIAQEMGVSIKSTSGPVLERPGDLAALLTNLEPHDVLFIDEIHRLSPIVEEVLYPAMEDFQLDIMIGEGPAARSIKLDLPPFTLVGATTRAGMLTNPLRDRFGIVQRLEFYSTADLATIVSRSANILGLPLDPEGAFEIARRARGTPRIANRLLRRVRDFAEVRAKGHITKPIADLALNLLDVDERGFDHQDRRLLLTMIEKFDGGPVGVDSLAAAISEERHTIEDVLEPYLIQQGYIMRTPRGRVVTRHAYLHFGLNIPSRLGEMPVVDEFLDAVDD; this is translated from the coding sequence GTGATTGAAGCCGATCGTCTGATTGCCGCCACCCCCGGTCCTCGTGACCGCGAGGAAGTCCAGGACCGGGCGATTCGTCCTGTCAGCCTGGCCGAATACATCGGCCAGCCGACTGTTCGCGAGCAAATGGAGTTGTTCATCCAGGCCGCGCGTGGGCGCAACGAGTCTCTGGACCACACGCTGATTTTCGGTCCGCCCGGTTTGGGCAAGACCACGCTGGCGAACATCATCGCCCAGGAAATGGGCGTGTCGATCAAGAGCACGTCAGGGCCGGTCCTCGAGCGTCCGGGTGACCTGGCCGCGTTGTTGACCAATCTTGAACCCCATGACGTGCTGTTCATCGACGAGATCCATCGCCTGTCGCCGATTGTCGAAGAAGTGCTGTACCCGGCCATGGAGGATTTCCAGCTCGACATCATGATCGGCGAAGGCCCGGCCGCGCGTTCGATCAAGCTTGATTTGCCGCCGTTCACCCTGGTGGGCGCAACAACGCGTGCCGGTATGCTGACCAACCCGCTGCGCGATCGCTTCGGCATCGTCCAGCGCCTGGAGTTCTACAGCACCGCGGACCTGGCAACGATTGTCAGCCGTTCGGCGAACATACTGGGCTTGCCGCTGGACCCGGAGGGTGCGTTTGAAATCGCCCGGCGTGCTCGCGGTACGCCACGTATTGCCAATCGCCTGCTGCGCCGAGTGCGCGATTTCGCCGAAGTTCGTGCCAAGGGGCACATTACCAAGCCGATCGCTGATCTCGCCTTGAATCTGCTGGATGTCGACGAGCGTGGCTTCGATCATCAGGACCGGCGCCTGCTGCTGACCATGATCGAGAAGTTCGACGGTGGGCCGGTCGGGGTGGATAGCCTGGCCGCCGCCATCAGCGAAGAACGCCACACCATCGAAGATGTGCTGGAGCCGTATCTGATCCAGCAGGGCTACATCATGCGCACCCCTCGGGGGCGAGTTGTCACCCGGCATGCGTATTTGCACTTCGGTTTAAATATTCCGTCACGATTGGGTGAAATGCCCGTGGTAGACGAGTTCCTGGATGCCGTTGACGATTAA
- a CDS encoding YebC/PmpR family DNA-binding transcriptional regulator, giving the protein MAGHSKWANIKHRKERQDAKKGKIFTKWIRELTVAARQGGGDPGSNPRLRLALDKALGANMSRDIIDRAVARGAGAADTDDMVELTYEGYGPGGVAVMVECMTDNRNRTAAAVRHAFSKCGGNLGTDGSVAYLFERKGQISFAPGVDEDALMEAAMEADADDVVTHEDGSIDVFTSFAGFYSVRNALEAAGFKGEDAEIVMLPTTSAELDLEGAEKVLKLIDMLEDLDDVQNVYSNADIPESVAAQLG; this is encoded by the coding sequence ATGGCGGGTCATTCCAAGTGGGCGAACATCAAGCACCGCAAAGAACGTCAGGATGCCAAGAAGGGCAAGATTTTCACCAAGTGGATTCGTGAACTGACCGTTGCTGCCCGTCAGGGCGGTGGTGACCCGGGTTCCAACCCGCGTTTGCGTCTGGCGCTGGACAAGGCCCTTGGCGCGAACATGAGCCGCGATATCATCGATCGCGCGGTCGCACGCGGTGCCGGTGCTGCCGACACCGACGACATGGTCGAGCTGACCTACGAAGGCTACGGCCCGGGTGGCGTGGCGGTGATGGTCGAGTGCATGACCGACAACCGTAATCGCACCGCCGCCGCGGTTCGCCACGCTTTCAGTAAATGTGGTGGCAACCTCGGCACCGACGGTTCCGTGGCCTATCTGTTCGAGCGCAAAGGGCAGATTTCCTTCGCCCCAGGCGTTGACGAAGATGCCTTGATGGAAGCGGCCATGGAAGCCGATGCCGATGACGTGGTTACCCATGAAGACGGCTCCATCGATGTATTCACTTCGTTTGCCGGTTTCTATTCCGTGCGTAATGCGCTGGAAGCGGCCGGTTTCAAAGGTGAAGACGCAGAAATCGTGATGCTGCCCACTACCAGCGCCGAGCTGGACCTGGAAGGCGCCGAGAAGGTGCTCAAGCTGATCGACATGCTTGAAGACCTGGATGACGTGCAGAACGTCTACTCCAACGCGGACATTCCGGAGTCGGTGGCTGCACAGCTGGGTTAA
- the aspS gene encoding aspartate--tRNA ligase, whose product MMRSHYCGQLNESLDGQEITLCGWVHRRRDHGGVIFLDIRDRDGLAQVVFDPDRAESFAAADRVRSEYVVKITGKVRLRPAGATNANMASGMIEVLGYELEVLNESETPPFPLNEFSDVGEETRLRYRFLDLRRPEMAEKLRLRSRMTTSIRRFLDENGFLDVETPILTRATPEGARDYLVPSRTHAGSFFALPQSPQLFKQLLMVAGFDRYYQIAKCFRDEDLRADRQPEFTQIDIETSFLDENEIMGITEKMIRNLFKEVLDLEFGDFPHMTFAEAMRRYGSDKPDLRNPLELVDVEDQLKEVDFKVFSGPANDPKCRIAALRVPGAASMPRKQIDDYTKFVGIYGAKGLAYIKVNERAKGVEGLQSPIVKNIPEANLNVILDRVGAVDGDIVFFGADKAKIVSEALGALRIKVGNDLELLTCKWAPMWVVDFPMFEENDDGSFTALHHPFTAPKCTPEELEANPATALSRAYDMVLNGTELGGGSIRIHRKEMQQTVFRLLGINEAEQEEKFGFLLDALKYGAPPHGGLAFGLDRLVMLMTGAQSIREVIAFPKTQSAADVMTQAPGQVDAKALRELHIRLRETPKAE is encoded by the coding sequence ATGATGCGCAGCCATTATTGCGGCCAACTGAACGAAAGCCTGGACGGCCAGGAAATTACCCTTTGCGGATGGGTCCACCGTCGCCGTGACCACGGTGGGGTGATTTTCCTCGATATCCGTGATCGTGATGGTCTGGCCCAGGTAGTGTTCGACCCGGACCGCGCTGAATCCTTCGCCGCCGCCGATCGCGTGCGCAGCGAGTACGTCGTGAAGATCACCGGCAAGGTTCGCCTGCGCCCGGCTGGTGCGACCAACGCCAACATGGCGTCGGGCATGATCGAAGTCCTCGGCTACGAACTGGAAGTGCTGAACGAGTCGGAAACCCCGCCGTTCCCGCTGAACGAGTTCTCCGATGTCGGCGAAGAAACCCGCCTGCGCTATCGCTTCCTTGACCTGCGTCGCCCGGAAATGGCCGAGAAGCTGCGTTTGCGTTCGCGCATGACCACCAGCATCCGTCGCTTCCTCGACGAGAACGGCTTCCTCGACGTCGAGACGCCGATCCTGACCCGCGCGACCCCTGAAGGTGCTCGCGACTACCTGGTGCCGAGCCGTACTCACGCCGGTTCGTTCTTCGCCTTGCCGCAATCGCCACAGCTGTTCAAGCAACTGCTGATGGTGGCTGGCTTCGACCGTTACTACCAGATCGCCAAGTGCTTCCGCGACGAAGACCTGCGTGCCGACCGTCAGCCTGAGTTCACCCAGATCGACATCGAGACCAGCTTCCTCGATGAAAACGAGATCATGGGCATCACCGAAAAAATGATCCGCAACCTGTTCAAGGAAGTGCTGGACCTGGAATTCGGCGACTTCCCGCACATGACCTTCGCAGAAGCCATGCGTCGTTACGGTTCCGACAAGCCAGACCTGCGTAACCCGCTGGAACTGGTTGACGTTGAAGATCAACTGAAAGAAGTCGACTTCAAGGTGTTCAGCGGCCCGGCCAACGACCCGAAATGCCGCATTGCCGCGTTGCGCGTTCCAGGCGCTGCGAGCATGCCGCGCAAGCAGATCGACGACTACACCAAGTTCGTCGGCATCTACGGTGCCAAGGGCCTGGCGTACATCAAGGTCAACGAGCGCGCCAAAGGCGTCGAAGGCCTGCAATCGCCAATCGTGAAGAACATCCCTGAAGCCAACCTCAATGTGATCCTGGATCGCGTTGGCGCGGTTGACGGCGACATCGTGTTCTTCGGTGCTGACAAAGCCAAGATCGTCAGCGAGGCCCTGGGCGCGCTGCGGATCAAGGTAGGTAACGACCTGGAGCTGCTGACCTGCAAGTGGGCGCCAATGTGGGTCGTCGACTTCCCGATGTTCGAAGAAAACGACGACGGCAGCTTCACTGCCTTGCACCACCCGTTCACCGCGCCGAAGTGCACCCCGGAAGAACTGGAAGCCAACCCGGCGACCGCTCTGTCCCGTGCCTACGACATGGTGCTGAACGGCACTGAGCTGGGTGGCGGTTCGATCCGTATCCACCGCAAGGAAATGCAGCAGACCGTATTCCGCCTGCTGGGAATCAACGAAGCGGAACAGGAAGAGAAGTTCGGCTTCCTGCTCGACGCCCTGAAGTACGGCGCACCGCCGCACGGTGGCCTGGCCTTCGGTCTGGATCGTCTGGTGATGCTGATGACCGGCGCCCAGTCGATCCGTGAAGTGATCGCCTTCCCGAAAACCCAGAGCGCGGCAGACGTCATGACTCAGGCACCGGGTCAGGTTGATGCCAAGGCACTGCGCGAATTGCACATTCGCCTGCGCGAAACGCCAAAGGCTGAGTAA
- a CDS encoding ribbon-helix-helix domain-containing protein produces the protein MDYEDRFGEGRLGPARDIRVDPFVSEFDMGLARPLSRSVRLNGFATCLRLEQVYWDILGDMAKVNCCSVSALLSHVDREVHLRHGGVRNFTGLVRVVCVVRSLKEGGCIAAP, from the coding sequence ATGGATTACGAAGACAGGTTTGGCGAAGGGAGGCTCGGCCCTGCCCGGGATATAAGGGTTGATCCGTTCGTCAGTGAATTTGATATGGGGCTGGCCCGGCCGTTGTCCCGTTCGGTGCGCTTGAATGGTTTTGCGACCTGCTTGCGGCTTGAACAGGTCTATTGGGATATTTTGGGCGATATGGCCAAGGTCAATTGCTGTTCGGTCAGCGCGCTGTTGTCCCATGTGGACCGCGAAGTGCATTTGCGTCACGGCGGGGTCAGGAACTTTACCGGGCTGGTGCGGGTTGTCTGCGTCGTGCGCAGCTTGAAGGAAGGGGGCTGCATTGCGGCGCCTTAG
- the ybgC gene encoding tol-pal system-associated acyl-CoA thioesterase translates to MRAQNGLEPFVHRCRVYYEDTDAGGIVYYVNYLKFMERARTERLRDLGFAQSALAGEDLLFVVHSSEARYHAPARLDDELLVSAEVIELNRVSLRFKQQVRRATDNVLLCEGQFLVACVRTESLKPRAIPEALRAAFADVSGAGTHSKQEIKRGS, encoded by the coding sequence ATGCGCGCGCAAAACGGGCTTGAGCCGTTCGTACATCGTTGTCGCGTTTATTACGAGGACACCGATGCGGGCGGCATCGTGTATTACGTCAATTACCTCAAGTTTATGGAACGGGCTCGAACCGAGCGGCTCCGGGATCTGGGCTTTGCCCAATCGGCGCTGGCAGGGGAGGACCTGTTGTTTGTCGTGCATTCCAGCGAAGCGCGTTACCACGCGCCGGCGCGACTGGACGACGAGCTTCTGGTAAGCGCTGAAGTAATCGAATTGAACCGTGTCAGCCTGCGCTTCAAGCAGCAGGTCAGGCGGGCTACGGATAATGTGCTGCTCTGCGAAGGGCAGTTTTTGGTGGCCTGTGTGCGCACTGAAAGTTTGAAACCCCGGGCCATTCCCGAAGCTCTACGAGCGGCCTTTGCCGACGTGAGCGGCGCGGGTACACACTCAAAGCAGGAGATAAAGCGTGGAAGCTAA
- the tolR gene encoding protein TolR codes for MARARKKRKPVAEMNVVPYIDVMLVLLVIFMVTAPMLNQGVKVDLPKVSSEALPQDNNTQVLTISIKADKTYYWNLGSEVDTEKQQDKAMTLPQMTDAVTKIIRAGTEGGKRTQVFIRGDKTVDYGSVMGAMGGLQKAGVGNVGLITEAP; via the coding sequence ATCGCTCGAGCTCGCAAAAAGCGCAAGCCGGTTGCCGAGATGAACGTGGTGCCTTACATCGACGTGATGTTGGTGCTGCTGGTCATCTTCATGGTGACCGCGCCGATGCTCAATCAGGGCGTGAAAGTTGATCTGCCCAAGGTTTCCAGCGAAGCCTTGCCGCAGGACAACAACACCCAGGTCCTGACCATTTCGATCAAGGCTGACAAGACCTACTACTGGAACCTTGGCAGCGAAGTCGACACCGAAAAGCAGCAGGACAAGGCCATGACCTTGCCGCAGATGACTGACGCGGTGACCAAGATCATTCGTGCCGGCACTGAAGGCGGCAAGCGCACTCAGGTGTTCATCCGCGGCGACAAGACCGTCGACTACGGTTCGGTCATGGGCGCCATGGGCGGGTTGCAGAAAGCCGGGGTCGGTAATGTTGGCTTGATTACCGAGGCGCCCTGA
- a CDS encoding cold-shock protein — translation MLKIVHLLTGAAALLLSFIPSLRSEAVPYLQQPDALYLAFFGLLNLTLAPVIPYWNKGPRHQLQNLVSALLVLAVFLQILTLLAPMPVIAGQPAVLFSLVAALAGVLLHLGVSFYKSSPAAASPSYDMSNRDTGTVKWFNTSKGFGFISRDSGDDIFVHFRAIRGEGHRVLVEGQRVEFSVMNRDKGLQAEDVIAALPRR, via the coding sequence ATGTTGAAAATCGTCCACTTGCTAACGGGCGCAGCAGCCCTGCTGCTGTCCTTCATCCCTAGCCTGCGATCTGAAGCGGTACCTTACCTGCAACAACCCGATGCACTGTACCTGGCCTTTTTCGGCCTGCTGAACCTCACCCTTGCTCCTGTCATCCCTTACTGGAACAAAGGCCCGCGTCACCAACTGCAAAACCTGGTCAGCGCTCTGCTGGTGCTGGCTGTCTTCCTGCAAATCCTGACGCTGCTCGCGCCGATGCCTGTCATCGCCGGCCAGCCTGCCGTTCTGTTCAGCCTGGTGGCTGCCCTGGCCGGCGTTTTACTGCACCTGGGTGTCAGCTTCTACAAATCTTCACCGGCCGCCGCCTCGCCAAGCTATGACATGAGCAACCGCGATACCGGCACCGTAAAATGGTTCAACACCTCCAAAGGCTTCGGCTTTATTTCCCGCGACTCCGGCGATGATATTTTCGTGCATTTCCGGGCCATTCGCGGTGAAGGTCACCGTGTTCTGGTCGAAGGCCAGCGCGTGGAGTTCTCTGTCATGAACCGCGACAAAGGCCTGCAAGCCGAAGATGTGATCGCCGCACTGCCGCGCCGCTGA
- the tolA gene encoding cell envelope integrity protein TolA has product MQQQREPTASESYFWPSVWAIGLHVLVFGMLFVSFAFTPELPPAKPIVQATLYQLKSKSRATTQTNQKIAGEAQKSAARQTEVEQLEQKKVEQEAVKAAEQKKEEAAQKAEEAKKADESKKADEAKKADEAKKADEAKKTAEAKKAEEKQLADIAKKKAEEEAKKAAEEEAKKEAAEEAKKKIVEDAKKKAAEDAKKKAEAEEAKKKVAEDAKKKAAADAAKKKSQDAARKSAEDKKAQALADLLSDTPQRQQALADEQGDEVAGSFDDLIRVRAAEGWARPPSARKGMTVVLQIGMLPDGTVTSASVAKSSGDGPFDASAVAAVKNIGRLTEMQGMKPSDFAPYRSFKMTFTPEDLAP; this is encoded by the coding sequence ATGCAGCAACAACGAGAGCCAACAGCCTCGGAAAGCTACTTCTGGCCTAGTGTCTGGGCGATTGGCTTGCACGTGCTGGTGTTCGGCATGCTGTTTGTCAGCTTTGCCTTCACGCCTGAGTTGCCGCCGGCCAAGCCAATTGTCCAGGCGACGCTGTACCAGCTGAAATCGAAAAGTCGGGCGACCACCCAGACCAATCAGAAGATTGCGGGTGAGGCGCAGAAATCTGCTGCGCGCCAGACCGAAGTCGAACAGCTGGAGCAGAAGAAGGTCGAGCAGGAAGCGGTGAAGGCTGCGGAACAAAAGAAAGAAGAGGCGGCTCAAAAGGCCGAGGAAGCCAAGAAGGCTGACGAGTCGAAGAAAGCGGATGAGGCGAAAAAGGCTGATGAAGCCAAGAAAGCCGATGAAGCGAAGAAGACCGCCGAAGCCAAAAAGGCCGAAGAGAAACAATTGGCTGATATAGCCAAGAAGAAAGCCGAAGAAGAAGCCAAGAAAGCCGCTGAAGAAGAGGCCAAGAAAGAGGCCGCTGAAGAAGCGAAGAAGAAAATCGTCGAAGACGCGAAGAAGAAAGCCGCCGAAGACGCCAAGAAGAAAGCTGAAGCTGAAGAGGCGAAGAAGAAAGTCGCCGAAGATGCGAAGAAGAAAGCTGCTGCCGATGCTGCGAAGAAGAAATCGCAGGATGCAGCACGTAAATCCGCCGAAGACAAAAAGGCTCAGGCCCTGGCAGATTTGCTTTCCGACACGCCGCAGCGCCAGCAGGCCTTGGCGGATGAACAGGGTGACGAAGTCGCCGGCAGTTTCGATGATTTGATTCGTGTTCGTGCGGCGGAAGGCTGGGCTCGTCCACCTTCGGCGCGCAAAGGTATGACAGTCGTGCTGCAAATCGGCATGTTGCCGGATGGTACGGTGACTTCGGCCAGCGTGGCCAAGTCCAGTGGTGACGGTCCGTTTGATGCGTCTGCTGTAGCGGCAGTGAAGAATATTGGACGTTTGACAGAAATGCAGGGAATGAAGCCGAGTGATTTTGCTCCGTATCGTTCATTCAAGATGACATTCACGCCTGAGGATTTAGCCCCGTGA
- a CDS encoding FmdB family zinc ribbon protein has translation MPMYDYQCASCGHQLEAIQKISAAPLVDCPACQAPELKKMLSMPGFRLSGTGWYETDFKTGSKKNLAGGDKAD, from the coding sequence ATGCCGATGTACGACTATCAATGTGCTTCCTGTGGTCATCAGTTGGAAGCCATTCAAAAGATCAGCGCAGCACCGCTGGTCGACTGCCCTGCCTGCCAGGCGCCAGAGCTTAAAAAGATGCTGTCCATGCCAGGTTTCCGCCTCAGCGGCACCGGCTGGTACGAAACCGATTTCAAGACCGGCTCGAAGAAGAACCTGGCCGGCGGCGACAAAGCTGACTAG